AAGGCCACGGGTGCAGCACAGCGCTGAGGTGAGAATGAGCCCAGCTCGTgcactgcagcatccccagACAGGTGGCATCCTCCCTCTTAAAACCGAGGGTGCTGGCCTCCACCAGGTCATGGCCCCGGCGCTGTCACTGCCAGGGTCCCCGACGCCTGGCCAGCCaccacccagcagccccagagggACGTGCAGCTTTAAAGGAAGGTTGCTGAACGGGCTGAAGAAAGGAGATGAGCACACTCGAGCTCCACGTGGTCTCATCTCAACACTCCGTATCCCTTTCTGTGACAATCCAGCTCGCCCACATCATCATCGCCTTGGAGAGCCTGCAAAACCAAAACGCGAGCTGCGATGAGATGTGAACCCAACTGGGAGGACGCAAAGGTGCCCAGGTAGGCCCACggtggggctgctgctcccagaggGGCAAGGCAGAGCTCGGGACCCGGCAGGGACAGGGGGAGCCACTGCAGCTGGACTGCAAAGGGTGCCAGAGCAGATGGCCGTGCCCAGAGAACCGAGGGCTGGGAGAAGGCAGAGCGCATCGAGTCCATCGCTGCACTGACCTGATGGACTGTATTTGCttgcagagctcagggctgggcgGCTCGTATTTGTAGCGGGGTGGATTCTCATTCACATACTGTGGAAGTGAAGGGGACAGTGAGCCTGGTGCTGGAGCACGGCTGGCCAGCCACAAAACAAGACCACAATCCCATGACATGTCCTGAGACCGCGATacatctgcagcagctcttaCCTCCCTCCCTCGTTTCCTGCCCTCCCCATCTCATTTCACCTGGAGACTGGGAAAAGCATTCAGCAGGGGCTGCTTCCCACCCAGCTCcttgctgagcacagctgcaccTTCACCCAGAGTCGCAAGTCCTCCCTGCACCCTGcatacagcagctctgctctgcctttccaGGAGCCAGGAAGGCCTGGCTCAGCATGCCTGCTTTCCAGTGCCCATCCCCAGCAGAGCCAGGTGCCTTACAGACATGCAGAAGGGTCTGCAGGAGGCACACGGGGAGCGTGGGGACACAGAAACCCTCAATGAGTGCCATTTGGGTCCCACAGGATCCCACCAGCTGCTTGGTCTTTACcggctgcagctctctgtgccGCTCCAGGCGGTAGCTGGGACTTGTCAATGAGGATGcctgctcttcttcctctttctcttcctcatccagctccttctcctcctcttcatctACCTCGGGTTCCTCTTCATCCGGTTCCAACCCCTCCTCTTCGTCCAGCTCCTCCTCAACGGATTCTTCTTCACACTGTGGCCCTATctcccttctgctcttctttgctCTCTGTGGGCTCATGAACTTCAGATTCCTGCCCACTTCTCTCCCCTTGCCCTTAGAGGGACGCTGGGGAGGCTTTCTGTGCTGCGGTCCACCGTGGGACTGACACGGGTGAGGAACAGCCTGACCACCTCCCACCACCAGCTTCCTCTTGGCCCCCACAGCCCTTCCGGTCTTCCTTGGGGATTCTCCTCCCCTGTCTCTGGCATCACCCAGGTGATGCTTATGCATATACAGAGGGAAAGCTGTGCCACTGGAGTCCGCCTGCTCCTGGTGAGGTGCCCGTTCAGCATGGGATGCCAAGTGGCTGCTGGGCAGGACAGGAAAAACTGGAGAGACTGATGACACATTGGCCTGAGAGTCCTCTGGCCCCAGGGGGACTCGAGCAGCACAAGGGGCAGAGCAGGCCGCCTCTGCAGTTGATGTTGCCTGGGTCATGTCAGCGTTCACAGGGCTGATGCTGCAATACGAGGCGAGCAGTGAGGGAGATGAAGTCTGCACTGAGTCATCCTGCAGCAAGGCCTGGGGAGAGTCATGGCTACAAGGTTCCAACAAGTCAGGGGTGTTGCTGTCGGCAGCCACCTCCTGCTGGGCCTCTTGAGCACGTGGAGAGCTACACAGATGGGACTTCTCtgttagaagaggaaaaaaagcagagtcaCATTGAGCAAGGGGCACTCCGCAGGTGGTAACACAtgggagcaggagctgtgccGGTACGTGAGGCGGGGCAGGTGAGCATCAGAGCAGGCATGGGGAAATGGCACCCTGGGGACATCAGATCAGCACAGCACTACTTTTTGACCAGGGCAATTAAGCCAGCATCGAGGAGGAGCTGCGTGTCCATGCAGAGAGGAGTGGGGATGTCTGCTCCCAGCAAAACGTGTGTTCCACACAGCATGGAGACTCACCTTCTGAAGAGGACAGGGTCAAGGACATGgggggcagcctgttccaaggGTTGTCCAGCGATGCCTCTGAGTCCTCTGACAATGCTGTTGACTCTGCAGCTGCAACAACCACGATCAGGAAGTGATTGGGTTGAACTGCAGGACCAAGAATGCTGCTGTCTATTCCTAGCCCTGCAACAGCTAAAAAGAGCGATGAACTGCACAGACAGCACTCAAGGGGGAGCTCTGAAACCCTTTTAGCACACAAATGTGGAGTGATGGCTCAGCCAGACTCCTTCTAAGGCCTCATTCAGGCAGTGGAGATGCAGAGAGCAGGCAGGCTGGAGGAAGGCCTTCCTCTGcacccttttcctttctcttgcaggGCTAGCAGGGGGCCTGGCCTCTCGCTGCTGAAGCAGACGCAGTCAGCCACACTGGGGCACATAAACAGCAGCTGCCACCGCCTGCACCCTGCATGCTAAGAGGTGAGAAACCTCACAGAAGCTATTCATAGACTGTGACCGGATAATGTGGTCCCCATGAGGGACTCGCAGGTGTGTGCTGTCTCTTGGTGtctggagcacagcctgcacTGCCCAGGGCAAGCTGAAGGTGTGAAATTGCCCCCTGCTCACTCAATGCCAGAAGTACTTGCTCCTAGAGACCTGGCTCTGCTGGTCATGTCCTTCACttaatgcaaagagaaaacaggttGAGCAGAAGCAGACTTCAGATGAAAATACTAAGGGGTTGGATGGGATGTGTATGTCCCACTACTTACACCTGGCCCGGGGTACGACACTCTGATCGCCTGGCACTGTCATTTCGTAGCCAGTCTTCTCAGGAGATGCTCCGCAGgtaactgaaatgaaagtgGCACTGCTGGTCACACCCCAGCACACTGCTCAGCCTTCAAAGGAAGCCTTCTCCACTTTCTAAAGGGATCCCAGGCAGCTGACAGGACTTTTGGCATCTCAGCAGTGTGGGGATTGAGACACCAGGAGAAGGAATGTACCAACCAGGCTTGTGACCTACAAAGCTCTTAGGGTGCTCTGCAGTCTAGGGGCCGCAGCTTTCAAAATTCCACCTTCTAGGTGTCTGTGTGTTGTGCTCAGACCGTAACCAGGAAAAAGTCTCTGATTTCAAGATGCTTGGGCACTGAACTGCTGACCTGCATACCCTCCAAACGATGCCACAGCACTGACCTGCCTGGGAAGCATTGCAGTCAACCACTGCGTCCTCAGCAGGGATCACCAGGATGTTGGCTGGGACTATGAAGATGTCTTCATCTGGCTGAAACGAGAAacattacttgttttttttgctgtgtggtCCCTCTCAAGC
The sequence above is drawn from the Gallus gallus isolate bGalGal1 chromosome 11, bGalGal1.mat.broiler.GRCg7b, whole genome shotgun sequence genome and encodes:
- the ACD gene encoding uncharacterized protein ACD isoform X2, with amino-acid sequence MAAACSPGGAGAAERAAEGGLLYGGRNLSSPGVYVLQPWIVGLLVNHEQAEGKKWLTGQVLRVLSGSSAPGQGEAQQDAVLQVSDGSHYIRVVITAEALQAEENAHMQLMLSSLICRLITLQKYTLCFREEAKLEDCEFYLTAQRFVVLPMERQRMDSSNVNQEPSVLQKIKELWMRNLSMGTTPSSEPSLSQLLEVIAQDQLEVLKENAEECLDLQVPKETPSKEADRLPVTRWEAELQKEPDEDIFIVPANILVIPAEDAVVDCNASQAVTCGASPEKTGYEMTVPGDQSVVPRARSAESTALSEDSEASLDNPWNRLPPMSLTLSSSEEKSHLCSSPRAQEAQQEVAADSNTPDLLEPCSHDSPQALLQDDSVQTSSPSLLASYCSISPVNADMTQATSTAEAACSAPCAARVPLGPEDSQANVSSVSPVFPVLPSSHLASHAERAPHQEQADSSGTAFPLYMHKHHLGDARDRGGESPRKTGRAVGAKRKLVVGGGQAVPHPCQSHGGPQHRKPPQRPSKGKGREVGRNLKFMSPQRAKKSRREIGPQCEEESVEEELDEEEGLEPDEEEPEVDEEEEKELDEEEKEEEEQASSLTSPSYRLERHRELQPYVNENPPRYKYEPPSPELCKQIQSIRLSKAMMMWASWIVTERDTEC
- the ACD gene encoding uncharacterized protein ACD isoform X3, which encodes MQLMLSSLICRLITLQKYTLCFREEAKLEDCEFYLTAQRFVVLPMERQRMDSSNVNQEPSVLQKIKELWMRNLSMGTTPSSEPSLSQLLEVIAQDQLEVLKENAEECLDLQVPKETPSKEADRLPVTRWEAELQKEPDEDIFIVPANILVIPAEDAVVDCNASQAVTCGASPEKTGYEMTVPGDQSVVPRARSVAGLGIDSSILGPAVQPNHFLIVVVAAAESTALSEDSEASLDNPWNRLPPMSLTLSSSEEKSHLCSSPRAQEAQQEVAADSNTPDLLEPCSHDSPQALLQDDSVQTSSPSLLASYCSISPVNADMTQATSTAEAACSAPCAARVPLGPEDSQANVSSVSPVFPVLPSSHLASHAERAPHQEQADSSGTAFPLYMHKHHLGDARDRGGESPRKTGRAVGAKRKLVVGGGQAVPHPCQSHGGPQHRKPPQRPSKGKGREVGRNLKFMSPQRAKKSRREIGPQCEEESVEEELDEEEGLEPDEEEPEVDEEEEKELDEEEKEEEEQASSLTSPSYRLERHRELQPYVNENPPRYKYEPPSPELCKQIQSIRLSKAMMMWASWIVTERDTEC
- the ACD gene encoding uncharacterized protein ACD isoform X1, whose amino-acid sequence is MAAACSPGGAGAAERAAEGGLLYGGRNLSSPGVYVLQPWIVGLLVNHEQAEGKKWLTGQVLRVLSGSSAPGQGEAQQDAVLQVSDGSHYIRVVITAEALQAEENAHMQLMLSSLICRLITLQKYTLCFREEAKLEDCEFYLTAQRFVVLPMERQRMDSSNVNQEPSVLQKIKELWMRNLSMGTTPSSEPSLSQLLEVIAQDQLEVLKENAEECLDLQVPKETPSKEADRLPVTRWEAELQKEPDEDIFIVPANILVIPAEDAVVDCNASQAVTCGASPEKTGYEMTVPGDQSVVPRARSVAGLGIDSSILGPAVQPNHFLIVVVAAAESTALSEDSEASLDNPWNRLPPMSLTLSSSEEKSHLCSSPRAQEAQQEVAADSNTPDLLEPCSHDSPQALLQDDSVQTSSPSLLASYCSISPVNADMTQATSTAEAACSAPCAARVPLGPEDSQANVSSVSPVFPVLPSSHLASHAERAPHQEQADSSGTAFPLYMHKHHLGDARDRGGESPRKTGRAVGAKRKLVVGGGQAVPHPCQSHGGPQHRKPPQRPSKGKGREVGRNLKFMSPQRAKKSRREIGPQCEEESVEEELDEEEGLEPDEEEPEVDEEEEKELDEEEKEEEEQASSLTSPSYRLERHRELQPYVNENPPRYKYEPPSPELCKQIQSIRLSKAMMMWASWIVTERDTEC